A window from Nitrospirota bacterium encodes these proteins:
- the aprA gene encoding adenylyl-sulfate reductase subunit alpha — MKEFATEVVETDVLILGGGMGGCGAIVEAVYWAKPLGLKITWVDKAAVDRSGPVAMGLSAINTYMGMDGKVTENSRMPERYAEYVTNDQCGLTRQDLVYDIGRHVDGTVRHFQKWGLPIWTDDAGNLRKSGEWQVMISGESYKIIVAEAAKNALATLGDKGRLIERVYITHLLKDEKEPNRVCGAVGFSVREDKFYVFKAKVVYCGMGGAVHVFRPRSQGEGFGRSWMPPFLAGSTYALILHAGGELTQMDVTFVPPRFKDSYGPVGTFFLLFKTPATDAYGGPYVGAYGSETDKWAPYSKAKPCPTPVRNYEMILCTQEGKSPMLIHTEKVVERLQKEITDPKELKKKLKEYESEAWEDFLDMTIAGATNWAAHNIDPLEKPMELALGDPVFIGSHAGSTGAWVCGAEDLMPKEYADAFPAKYNLMTGVMGLFTAGCGVGACAHKFSSGSHVQGRIAAKSVVRFANDQKDYKPTVSDDTIKKLKEIVLRPLALYEEKSTYTTSADVNPNYISPHSFLFRVQKIMGEYAGGWETLYGTSDKMLETGLWKLAFCGEDIEKIATKDLHGLLRAWEAIHRYWVAEACMRTRQSRKESRWPGYYQKHDYLKLDEGQKHFVNLKYDVEKKEWKVIERPMIPII; from the coding sequence ATGAAAGAATTTGCAACAGAAGTTGTTGAAACCGATGTATTGATACTCGGTGGAGGAATGGGAGGTTGTGGTGCTATAGTAGAGGCTGTATACTGGGCAAAGCCACTGGGTTTAAAGATAACCTGGGTAGATAAAGCTGCTGTTGACAGGTCTGGTCCTGTAGCAATGGGACTTTCTGCCATTAATACATATATGGGAATGGATGGAAAGGTAACTGAGAATTCCCGTATGCCGGAAAGGTATGCTGAGTATGTGACGAATGACCAGTGTGGTCTGACAAGACAGGATCTCGTCTATGATATTGGAAGACATGTGGATGGAACAGTCAGACATTTTCAGAAATGGGGACTTCCTATATGGACGGATGATGCAGGGAATTTGAGAAAATCAGGTGAATGGCAGGTGATGATATCAGGTGAGAGTTACAAGATTATTGTGGCAGAGGCAGCAAAGAACGCCCTTGCTACCCTTGGTGATAAAGGACGGCTAATTGAGAGGGTATATATCACACACCTACTGAAGGACGAGAAAGAGCCTAACAGGGTATGTGGTGCAGTCGGTTTTAGCGTTAGGGAAGACAAATTCTATGTGTTTAAGGCAAAGGTAGTTTACTGTGGCATGGGTGGTGCAGTCCATGTATTCAGGCCAAGGTCTCAGGGTGAAGGCTTTGGGAGGTCCTGGATGCCGCCATTCTTAGCAGGCTCGACTTATGCCCTGATTCTCCATGCTGGGGGTGAGCTTACTCAGATGGATGTAACATTTGTCCCTCCGAGGTTCAAGGACTCCTATGGTCCTGTTGGCACATTCTTCCTGCTCTTTAAGACACCTGCAACAGATGCCTATGGTGGGCCATATGTAGGTGCGTACGGGTCAGAGACAGACAAGTGGGCACCCTATTCTAAGGCAAAGCCCTGCCCGACTCCTGTTAGAAACTATGAGATGATACTCTGCACGCAGGAAGGCAAGTCACCTATGCTCATACACACAGAGAAGGTGGTAGAAAGGCTTCAAAAGGAGATAACAGACCCAAAGGAGCTGAAGAAGAAGCTAAAAGAGTATGAATCTGAGGCATGGGAGGACTTCCTTGACATGACAATCGCAGGTGCCACAAACTGGGCTGCACATAATATTGACCCGCTGGAGAAACCAATGGAGCTTGCGTTAGGAGACCCGGTCTTCATAGGTTCACATGCCGGCTCTACGGGTGCATGGGTTTGTGGTGCTGAGGACCTTATGCCAAAAGAATATGCTGATGCATTCCCTGCCAAGTACAACTTAATGACAGGTGTCATGGGTCTATTCACAGCAGGTTGCGGTGTAGGTGCATGTGCCCATAAGTTCTCAAGTGGCTCACATGTGCAGGGAAGGATTGCAGCAAAGTCAGTGGTGAGGTTTGCCAATGACCAGAAGGACTATAAACCAACAGTATCTGATGATACGATAAAGAAACTCAAGGAGATAGTGCTTAGACCACTTGCCCTGTATGAAGAGAAAAGCACATATACAACGAGTGCTGATGTGAATCCTAACTATATCTCCCCGCATAGTTTCCTATTCAGGGTACAGAAGATAATGGGAGAATATGCAGGTGGATGGGAGACATTGTATGGGACATCTGACAAGATGCTGGAGACCGGCCTCTGGAAACTTGCGTTCTGCGGAGAGGATATAGAAAAGATTGCTACTAAGGACCTTCATGGGCTCCTGAGGGCATGGGAGGCAATACACAGATATTGGGTTGCTGAGGCATGCATGAGAACAAGGCAGTCGAGGAAGGAGTCAAGATGGCCTGGATATTACCAAAAGCACGATTATCTTAAACTGGATGAGGGTCAGAAGCACTTTGTAAACTTGAAGTATGATGTGGAGAAGAAGGAATGGAAGGTTATTGAAAGGCCAATGATTCCTATCATCTAA
- a CDS encoding YkgJ family cysteine cluster protein: MNKEYTEKQRRLFLNDKFNFSCHKGLTCFNRCCSDINIFLTPYDVLRMRKATWLSSEEFLKSYTVALSGDEGLPLVVLKMIEDENKTCPFVTPDGCGIYQDRPWSCRMYPIFPVSFKEEGFLIKEDSSCLGFKEEKQWTVQEWKKDQGIDIYDKMNESYKEITFHDYFQKGNKLDSGRTKMLYNACYNLYDFKRFLFETRFFDIYDVDKEVVEKIKEDEEELLNFGYRWVRFNLFSEDTLKLKDKALDKLLQARKEESGLKT; this comes from the coding sequence ATGAATAAAGAATATACCGAAAAACAACGAAGGCTCTTTTTGAATGATAAATTCAATTTCTCATGTCATAAAGGGCTTACCTGTTTTAACAGATGCTGTAGTGATATAAATATCTTTCTCACACCATATGATGTCCTAAGGATGAGAAAGGCTACTTGGTTATCCTCTGAAGAGTTCTTAAAGAGTTATACCGTTGCACTCTCAGGAGATGAGGGGTTACCTCTGGTAGTGCTTAAGATGATAGAAGATGAAAATAAAACTTGTCCTTTTGTTACCCCTGATGGGTGTGGTATATACCAGGACAGGCCATGGTCATGCAGGATGTATCCTATATTTCCGGTTTCTTTTAAGGAGGAAGGGTTTTTAATAAAGGAAGATTCCTCATGCCTTGGATTTAAAGAGGAAAAACAATGGACAGTGCAGGAGTGGAAGAAGGATCAGGGAATCGATATCTATGATAAAATGAATGAATCATACAAGGAAATCACCTTCCATGATTATTTTCAGAAGGGGAATAAGCTTGATTCAGGAAGGACAAAGATGCTTTATAATGCCTGTTACAACCTTTATGATTTCAAGAGATTCCTTTTTGAAACCAGGTTTTTTGATATTTATGATGTTGACAAAGAGGTTGTTGAAAAGATAAAAGAAGATGAAGAAGAACTCTTAAATTTTGGTTATAGATGGGTAAGATTTAATTTATTCTCGGAAGATACCTTGAAACTCAAAGATAAGGCATTAGATAAGCTCTTACAGGCAAGAAAGGAAGAATCAGGTCTAAAGACTTGA
- the aprB gene encoding adenylyl-sulfate reductase subunit beta: MPSYVISEKCDGCKAQDKTACQYICPNDLMVLDREKMKAYNQEPTYCWECYCCVKICPQQAMDVRGYADFMPLGAASTPLRGTTDIMWTITFRDKRIKRFKYATRTTPEGSIKALEGFPEAKVADLTNQLLFGEPDIMGVKELPTIKK; this comes from the coding sequence ATGCCAAGTTATGTGATTAGCGAAAAATGCGATGGCTGTAAGGCTCAGGATAAGACTGCATGCCAGTATATCTGCCCCAACGACCTGATGGTCCTTGACAGGGAGAAGATGAAGGCATACAATCAGGAGCCTACTTATTGCTGGGAGTGCTACTGTTGTGTAAAGATATGTCCACAGCAGGCTATGGATGTAAGGGGCTATGCAGATTTTATGCCCCTTGGTGCTGCATCAACTCCACTGAGAGGAACAACGGACATCATGTGGACAATCACCTTCAGGGATAAAAGAATCAAGAGGTTTAAGTATGCAACGAGGACTACACCAGAGGGTTCTATAAAGGCACTTGAGGGATTTCCTGAGGCAAAGGTAGCAGATTTAACCAATCAGTTGCTGTTTGGAGAGCCTGACATAATGGGAGTAAAAGAGCTCCCAACAATTAAGAAATAA
- a CDS encoding YkgJ family cysteine cluster protein, whose product MLLGMKFVEPIERTLNSKFKFRCHKDIDCFNRCCRLTNILLTPYDILRMKKRLGISSEEFLKEYTYIHIDEKSSHPYAVLKMMDDNEGKCPFVTPEGCSIYEDRPTNCRYYPVGQGLMVSGSEKRSVKKDFYFFIRDPQCLGYHEDKEWSIETWRIEQGVDLYDEMNREWKEIQLRRDTLGQPKLDPKKQELIYMASYDIDKFRRFIFESRFLDVIDTEEVEKIKADEIALMKFGFRYLKYVLMLEETLKVKEEYIDKSS is encoded by the coding sequence ATGTTACTGGGTATGAAGTTTGTAGAACCTATTGAGCGCACATTGAATTCTAAATTCAAGTTCAGGTGTCATAAAGATATCGATTGCTTTAATAGATGTTGTAGACTTACAAATATACTTCTAACTCCTTATGACATCTTAAGGATGAAAAAGAGGTTGGGAATTTCTTCGGAAGAATTCCTTAAGGAATACACCTATATTCATATCGATGAAAAGTCTTCGCATCCTTATGCAGTGCTTAAGATGATGGATGATAATGAAGGAAAATGTCCTTTTGTAACACCTGAGGGCTGTAGTATTTATGAAGACCGACCTACTAACTGTCGGTATTATCCTGTCGGTCAAGGTCTCATGGTAAGTGGCTCGGAGAAAAGGTCAGTAAAAAAGGATTTCTATTTCTTTATCAGGGACCCGCAGTGTCTTGGCTATCACGAAGACAAAGAGTGGAGCATTGAAACATGGAGGATTGAGCAGGGAGTTGACCTCTATGATGAGATGAACAGAGAATGGAAGGAGATTCAGTTGAGAAGAGACACCTTAGGGCAACCTAAACTTGACCCGAAGAAGCAGGAACTGATTTATATGGCAAGTTATGATATAGACAAATTTAGAAGATTTATTTTTGAGAGCCGTTTTCTTGATGTTATTGATACTGAAGAAGTCGAAAAAATAAAGGCTGACGAGATTGCGCTGATGAAGTTCGGATTCAGATACTTAAAGTATGTTCTGATGCTTGAGGAAACATTAAAGGTAAAGGAAGAATATATTGACAAAAGTAGCTAA